Proteins co-encoded in one Bacillus infantis NRRL B-14911 genomic window:
- the fliJ gene encoding flagellar export protein FliJ: MQYQYRFEKVMSIREREKDEALDSYNQSVRRFEEAAGKLYELLKKKEDLEEFQFSKLASGLPVQEIRHYQHFIHSLEKTIEHYQQVVFNARNQMNYYQDKLTEKNIEVKKYEKMKEKDIVRFAESMKLEENRQMDDISIQLYANRGSQVGQ; the protein is encoded by the coding sequence ATGCAATATCAATACAGATTTGAAAAGGTAATGTCGATACGGGAAAGGGAAAAGGACGAAGCCCTGGACAGCTATAACCAATCTGTCCGAAGGTTTGAAGAAGCGGCAGGAAAGCTTTATGAGCTCCTTAAGAAGAAGGAAGATCTGGAGGAGTTCCAGTTCTCCAAGCTTGCCAGCGGATTGCCGGTCCAGGAAATCAGGCATTATCAGCATTTTATCCACAGCCTTGAAAAAACGATCGAACACTACCAGCAGGTTGTATTCAATGCGAGAAATCAGATGAATTATTATCAGGATAAATTAACGGAAAAAAATATAGAAGTAAAAAAATACGAAAAGATGAAAGAGAAAGATATTGTCCGTTTTGCGGAATCTATGAAGCTGGAAGAAAACAGGCAAATGGATGATATCTCGATTCAGCTGTATGCCAATCGGGGAAGCCAGGTGGGCCAATGA
- the flgG gene encoding flagellar basal body rod protein FlgG, translating into MLRSMYSGISGMKNFQTKLDVIGNNIANVNTFGYKKGRVTFKDMVSQTVSGATAGGAGVGGINPKQVGLGSQMSSIDTVDTQGSLQTTGRILDIGIQGDGYFRVQKGTNSYYTRAGNFYFDNSGNMVTASGEQVLNSNGTAINIPNISQIENLSIGADGSISFIQGGTSTTGPTIGLARFSNNGGLEKVGNNLYKSTANSGPAQNVLPGTSGAGSLVSGSLEMSNVDLSEEFTEMIVAQRGFQANTRIITTSDEILQELVNLKR; encoded by the coding sequence ATGCTGCGTTCAATGTACTCAGGAATTAGCGGAATGAAAAACTTCCAGACAAAGTTAGATGTAATCGGCAATAATATTGCCAATGTAAATACCTTTGGTTATAAAAAGGGAAGGGTTACTTTTAAGGATATGGTGAGCCAGACTGTTTCGGGGGCTACCGCTGGCGGAGCGGGGGTTGGTGGAATAAACCCTAAACAAGTCGGACTGGGTTCGCAGATGTCATCAATTGATACAGTTGATACTCAGGGGAGTCTACAGACTACTGGCAGGATCTTGGATATCGGAATCCAGGGAGATGGTTATTTCAGAGTACAAAAAGGAACCAATTCTTATTATACAAGAGCAGGAAACTTTTATTTTGATAACAGCGGAAATATGGTTACTGCTTCTGGAGAACAGGTGCTGAACAGTAATGGAACTGCTATAAACATTCCAAACATCAGCCAAATTGAAAATTTAAGCATTGGGGCTGATGGAAGTATTTCTTTTATACAAGGCGGAACTTCAACAACTGGTCCAACCATAGGACTTGCAAGGTTTTCAAATAACGGAGGGCTTGAAAAAGTAGGAAATAACCTTTATAAGTCTACTGCCAACTCAGGACCAGCACAAAATGTTTTACCTGGTACTTCTGGAGCGGGATCACTCGTATCAGGTTCCCTCGAAATGTCCAATGTAGACCTTTCTGAGGAATTCACTGAAATGATCGTGGCTCAGCGCGGATTCCAGGCGAATACCCGTATCATCACAACTTCCGACGAGATCCTGCAGGAACTGGTAAACTTAAAACGTTAA
- the flgD gene encoding flagellar hook assembly protein FlgD encodes MANTIDSSLMLSSYKKDERKTGSDILGKDDFLKILMVQLQNQDPSNPLQDKDFIAQMATFSSLEQMTNMNTSIQKLVQMQEQDSLIAYSEFAGKEIKWHKVAESDDPNAQPSIEEGTGRVSSIQFKNGNAVFILEDGTELGPANISEVKGGSQDNSLMQASMLIGRMITFVGEDGAEQKDFVKSVSLKGGTTLFQLGNGTAVTSSQITEIE; translated from the coding sequence ATGGCAAATACAATTGATTCGTCTTTAATGCTTTCAAGCTATAAAAAGGATGAACGGAAAACCGGGTCAGATATTTTGGGCAAAGATGATTTCTTAAAGATATTGATGGTTCAGCTGCAAAACCAGGATCCTTCGAACCCCTTGCAGGATAAAGATTTTATTGCCCAGATGGCAACATTCTCATCTCTGGAGCAGATGACAAACATGAACACAAGCATACAAAAACTCGTCCAAATGCAGGAACAGGATTCTCTGATTGCCTATAGTGAATTTGCCGGCAAGGAAATCAAATGGCATAAAGTCGCAGAATCAGATGATCCAAATGCACAGCCTTCGATCGAGGAAGGAACAGGGAGGGTTTCCTCCATCCAGTTCAAGAACGGCAATGCTGTTTTTATCCTGGAAGATGGGACAGAACTGGGACCAGCCAATATTTCCGAAGTCAAGGGAGGATCCCAGGATAACAGCCTCATGCAGGCGAGCATGCTGATTGGAAGAATGATAACCTTTGTTGGGGAAGATGGGGCTGAGCAAAAGGATTTTGTTAAATCTGTCAGCCTTAAAGGCGGAACTACGCTCTTCCAGCTGGGCAATGGTACAGCTGTGACTTCATCGCAAATTACCGAAATCGAATAG
- a CDS encoding flagellar hook-length control protein FliK, whose protein sequence is MQLTGLGAIVSAGPAAANAGKTEAGQGFTAMMSMLLAGQGEIQQESSGKPREVDQKALMSLAEFMSADSLLDLEGGHQLLDQLLSGEDTGLLEQIQSYLGLSDERISFIVTDLNKYLSDLTGKQADEQINIDQLPYLENIMNILAQLTALPENKVAGLLSKELIDAAKIVKLYDLLQKNADFAGEQPLAKGARQLLEKLDGFIMSAASKEKLQYLQKSFTQLSNDLNLGPQKSNEGKYQLPDGGKTISRLDAGASSFTLMPQMTKVEHLTLMQSNQGKMVSTEQLIEQFESILAKSQLTKTGGVQRMFLRLNPENLGSLRIELIQKDSQLTARILTSTGAAKEMLDSQVNGLKQALHSQNIQVERIEISQQLSQQEKMPQRDAQQQQQGQNQPDRQKQQAGRDEESAGESFEEILLNTEA, encoded by the coding sequence ATGCAGCTAACAGGTTTGGGGGCAATCGTTAGTGCAGGTCCGGCCGCTGCAAATGCGGGAAAAACTGAGGCGGGCCAGGGATTCACGGCTATGATGTCAATGCTTTTGGCAGGCCAGGGAGAAATCCAGCAGGAGTCCAGCGGGAAACCCCGTGAAGTTGATCAGAAGGCTCTCATGTCACTGGCTGAATTCATGTCTGCTGATTCCCTGCTTGATCTGGAGGGCGGACATCAGCTGCTCGACCAGCTTTTGAGCGGTGAAGATACCGGTCTGCTTGAACAGATTCAGAGCTATCTTGGATTGTCTGACGAAAGAATATCCTTCATAGTAACTGACCTAAACAAGTACTTGTCAGATCTAACAGGGAAACAGGCGGATGAACAAATAAATATTGATCAGTTGCCATACTTGGAAAACATCATGAACATACTTGCTCAATTGACCGCTCTTCCAGAAAATAAAGTCGCCGGTTTACTTTCGAAAGAACTTATCGATGCAGCCAAAATTGTAAAGTTATACGACCTTCTTCAAAAAAATGCCGACTTCGCAGGCGAACAGCCGCTTGCCAAAGGAGCAAGGCAATTGCTGGAAAAACTTGACGGTTTTATCATGTCAGCGGCAAGCAAAGAAAAGCTCCAATATTTGCAGAAAAGTTTTACCCAGCTTTCAAATGATTTAAACCTGGGCCCGCAAAAAAGCAATGAAGGCAAATATCAATTGCCAGACGGCGGAAAAACCATCTCCAGGCTGGATGCTGGTGCATCTTCGTTCACCCTGATGCCGCAGATGACAAAGGTTGAGCATCTGACACTGATGCAGTCTAACCAGGGGAAAATGGTCTCAACTGAGCAGCTCATCGAACAATTTGAATCTATCCTGGCGAAAAGCCAGCTTACAAAAACAGGCGGAGTACAGCGGATGTTTTTGCGTCTTAATCCCGAAAATTTAGGCTCACTGAGGATTGAATTGATTCAAAAGGATTCCCAGCTTACAGCCAGGATTCTGACATCAACAGGTGCAGCTAAGGAAATGCTAGATTCCCAGGTGAATGGACTTAAACAGGCACTCCACTCACAGAATATCCAGGTAGAACGGATTGAAATTTCACAGCAGCTGAGCCAGCAGGAGAAAATGCCGCAGCGTGATGCCCAGCAACAGCAGCAGGGGCAAAATCAGCCTGACAGGCAAAAACAGCAGGCTGGAAGAGATGAAGAATCAGCCGGTGAATCTTTTGAAGAAATTCTATTAAATACAGAAGCATAG
- a CDS encoding flagellar FlbD family protein, producing the protein MITVTRLNGKTFTINAVYIETVESFPDTTITLANGRKYVVKDDEDSVKRKIIGFYQSIGLLGHKQLEGMENEE; encoded by the coding sequence ATGATTACTGTTACAAGGCTGAATGGAAAGACATTTACAATTAATGCTGTTTATATTGAAACGGTCGAATCTTTTCCCGACACGACCATTACACTGGCCAATGGAAGAAAGTATGTGGTGAAGGATGATGAGGACTCGGTGAAAAGGAAGATTATCGGGTTCTATCAGTCTATCGGATTGCTTGGGCACAAACAGCTGGAGGGAATGGAAAATGAAGAATAA
- the flgC gene encoding flagellar basal body rod protein FlgC → MSMFHSMNTTSSALTAQRLRMDVISSNMANVDSTRGKLVNGEWQPYTRKEVVMQPQEKNFSSFLNTAMNAGSAGSGVRVSEIREDQTPFKLVYDPSHPDANEAGYVQMPNVDPLREMVDLISATRSYEANVTVFNASKSMMMKALEIGK, encoded by the coding sequence ATGAGCATGTTTCATAGCATGAACACAACATCCTCTGCCCTGACAGCGCAAAGGCTGAGGATGGATGTCATTTCGTCAAATATGGCAAACGTTGATTCAACAAGGGGCAAGCTTGTCAATGGCGAGTGGCAGCCTTATACAAGGAAAGAAGTTGTGATGCAGCCGCAGGAAAAAAACTTTTCTTCATTCCTGAATACAGCTATGAATGCAGGCAGTGCAGGCAGCGGCGTGCGTGTATCGGAAATCAGGGAAGATCAGACACCGTTCAAGCTTGTTTATGACCCGAGTCATCCTGATGCAAATGAAGCAGGATACGTACAGATGCCGAATGTGGATCCCCTCAGGGAAATGGTAGACCTGATAAGCGCAACACGTTCTTACGAGGCAAACGTCACAGTCTTCAATGCTTCTAAAAGCATGATGATGAAAGCCTTGGAGATAGGAAAGTAA
- the fliG gene encoding flagellar motor switch protein FliG — protein MAKKELKELTGKQKAAILLISLGPDVAASVYKHLSEEEVEKLTLEISGVRKVESHSKEEILEEFHNIALAQDYISQGGIGYAKTVLEKALGEEQAALIINRLTSSLQVRPFDFARKADPAQILNFIQNEHPQTISLILSYLDPPQAGQILSELPQEMQADIARRIAVMDSTSPEIINEVEQILERKLSATVTQDYTQTGGIEAVVDVLNGVDRTTERTILDALEIQDPELAEEIKKRMFVFEDIVTLDSRAIQRVIRDCESEDLMLSLKVSSDDVKDIVFKNMSTRMVETFKEEMEYMGPVRLRDVEEAQSRIVAIIRRLEEAGEIVVARGGGDDIIV, from the coding sequence TTGGCAAAAAAAGAATTGAAAGAATTAACGGGCAAGCAAAAAGCAGCCATACTGCTGATCTCACTTGGACCTGATGTTGCCGCTTCGGTGTACAAGCATTTAAGTGAAGAAGAAGTAGAAAAGCTGACGCTTGAGATTTCAGGGGTCAGAAAGGTCGAGTCCCATTCCAAGGAGGAAATTCTTGAAGAATTCCATAATATTGCCCTCGCGCAGGATTATATCTCCCAGGGAGGCATCGGCTACGCAAAAACGGTCCTGGAAAAAGCGTTAGGAGAGGAGCAGGCAGCCCTGATCATTAACAGGCTGACTTCATCCCTTCAGGTGCGGCCATTTGATTTTGCCAGGAAGGCAGATCCGGCGCAAATACTTAATTTCATCCAAAATGAGCATCCCCAGACAATCTCGCTGATTCTTTCCTATCTGGATCCTCCTCAGGCAGGGCAGATATTGTCTGAGCTGCCGCAGGAGATGCAGGCGGATATTGCCAGAAGAATAGCGGTCATGGACAGCACATCGCCTGAGATCATCAATGAAGTTGAGCAGATTCTCGAACGGAAGCTTTCTGCAACAGTCACTCAGGATTATACGCAAACTGGCGGTATTGAAGCGGTTGTCGATGTTCTTAACGGAGTCGACAGAACAACAGAACGGACAATCCTGGACGCCCTTGAGATCCAGGATCCTGAACTCGCAGAGGAAATCAAGAAGAGGATGTTTGTGTTCGAGGATATTGTCACCCTTGACAGCCGTGCAATCCAGCGGGTGATCAGGGACTGTGAAAGCGAAGACCTGATGCTTTCATTGAAGGTCTCCAGTGATGATGTCAAAGACATTGTCTTCAAAAACATGTCTACCCGGATGGTTGAAACCTTCAAGGAGGAAATGGAATATATGGGCCCTGTCAGGCTGAGGGATGTAGAAGAAGCCCAGTCAAGGATCGTAGCCATTATCCGCCGCCTTGAAGAAGCCGGGGAAATCGTCGTAGCGCGCGGCGGAGGAGATGATATTATTGTCTAG
- the fliF gene encoding flagellar basal-body MS-ring/collar protein FliF translates to MKEKLQKFFNPLKEFWQSRTKKQKGLMAGSLILLLLIASAAVLLAGRTTMVPLYSNLSPSETGAIKESLDGRGIASEIADGGSTIMVPEEVVDTLKVELAAEGIPKSGSIDYSFFSQNAGIGMTENEFNVLKLDAMQTELSNLIKGIEGVNDAKVMINLPEKGIFINDQTEEASASIVLNTKPGYQFETEQIKSLYHLISKSVPNLPTDNIVVTNQFFEYFDLENSNDTSGKTITAQLDVKKQIERDVQRQVQSMLSTLMGPEKVVVSVSADIDFTQENREENLVTPVDEENMEGIAISAKKITETFTGSAEEAGGIAGTGDNEITNYPGAAEGSNGDYERIEETINNEVNKIRKEIVESPYKVRDLGIQVMVEPPTADDPTSLPQERVDDITQILSTIVRTTIDKKAAGADLTDEDIADKVVVSVQQFQGKTEFPEESAAVIPWWVYAIGGVLVAIILLLVFLFIRARRKSQEEQAELEEQVEPVTIKDVNEEQETESSLRRKQLEKMAKEKPEDFAKLLRSWIAED, encoded by the coding sequence ATGAAAGAAAAGCTTCAAAAATTTTTCAACCCATTAAAAGAATTTTGGCAGAGCCGGACTAAGAAGCAGAAGGGGCTAATGGCTGGCTCTCTTATTTTGCTCCTATTGATTGCTTCGGCTGCCGTACTCCTGGCAGGGAGGACAACGATGGTTCCTTTATACAGCAATCTGTCACCTTCTGAAACAGGGGCAATAAAGGAAAGCCTGGACGGAAGAGGAATTGCTTCCGAAATAGCCGATGGAGGCTCAACCATCATGGTCCCCGAGGAAGTAGTGGATACTTTGAAGGTAGAGCTTGCCGCTGAAGGCATCCCGAAATCAGGCAGCATTGATTATTCGTTTTTCAGCCAGAATGCCGGAATAGGAATGACTGAAAATGAATTTAACGTTCTGAAGCTGGATGCTATGCAGACAGAGCTGTCCAATCTGATAAAAGGGATAGAAGGTGTCAATGATGCCAAAGTCATGATCAATCTTCCTGAAAAGGGAATTTTTATAAATGACCAGACAGAAGAAGCATCTGCGAGCATCGTTTTGAACACAAAGCCAGGGTATCAGTTCGAAACGGAACAGATCAAATCCCTGTATCATCTGATTTCAAAAAGTGTTCCTAATCTGCCTACAGATAATATCGTCGTAACAAACCAATTCTTTGAGTATTTTGATTTGGAAAACAGCAATGATACTTCAGGCAAAACAATCACGGCCCAGCTCGATGTAAAAAAACAGATCGAGAGAGATGTCCAGCGCCAGGTCCAAAGCATGCTCAGTACGCTGATGGGCCCGGAAAAAGTAGTGGTTTCCGTTTCTGCTGATATAGACTTTACCCAGGAAAACAGGGAAGAAAACCTGGTTACGCCTGTAGATGAAGAAAATATGGAAGGCATTGCGATCAGCGCCAAGAAAATCACTGAAACCTTTACTGGAAGCGCGGAAGAAGCGGGCGGTATTGCAGGCACCGGTGATAACGAGATTACTAATTATCCTGGAGCAGCTGAAGGCTCAAATGGCGATTACGAGCGGATAGAAGAAACGATCAATAATGAAGTCAATAAAATCCGGAAAGAAATTGTAGAAAGCCCTTATAAGGTAAGAGATCTCGGCATTCAGGTAATGGTAGAACCGCCGACAGCTGACGATCCGACTTCCCTTCCGCAGGAGCGGGTCGATGATATTACTCAGATTCTCAGCACCATTGTCAGGACCACAATCGATAAGAAAGCTGCCGGTGCAGATCTTACAGATGAAGATATTGCTGACAAAGTGGTTGTATCTGTTCAGCAGTTCCAGGGCAAAACCGAATTCCCTGAAGAAAGTGCTGCTGTTATTCCTTGGTGGGTATACGCCATTGGCGGTGTTCTGGTTGCGATCATCCTTCTGCTGGTGTTCCTGTTTATCAGGGCGAGGAGAAAGAGCCAGGAAGAGCAGGCAGAACTGGAAGAACAGGTTGAACCTGTCACCATCAAAGATGTGAACGAAGAACAGGAAACAGAAAGCAGCCTGAGAAGGAAGCAGCTTGAAAAGATGGCAAAAGAAAAACCGGAGGACTTTGCGAAGCTTCTGCGGTCATGGATTGCAGAAGACTAG
- the fliL gene encoding flagellar basal body-associated protein FliL, which yields MKNNKLLMIMLFLLIAITLVGAVALVVVMKYTDGAEEKEPSIEEVLEASVDINQITTNLASDDFIRISFKVETDSKKAKEELEKRDFQVKNIIIQELSEKKAEDLQGKEGKISLQEDLKSKINSLMQNGKVESVYITESLLQ from the coding sequence ATGAAGAATAATAAACTCTTAATGATCATGCTGTTTTTGCTCATAGCTATCACTCTGGTTGGTGCGGTGGCATTGGTCGTTGTTATGAAATATACAGATGGTGCAGAGGAGAAAGAGCCTTCAATTGAAGAAGTGCTGGAAGCATCTGTGGACATTAACCAGATCACAACGAATTTGGCCAGCGATGATTTTATCCGTATCTCCTTCAAGGTTGAGACTGACAGCAAAAAAGCGAAGGAAGAGCTTGAGAAGAGAGATTTCCAGGTCAAGAATATTATCATCCAGGAGCTTTCAGAAAAGAAGGCGGAAGACCTGCAGGGCAAAGAAGGCAAAATCAGCCTGCAGGAGGACCTTAAATCAAAAATCAACAGCCTGATGCAAAACGGAAAAGTAGAGAGTGTCTATATCACTGAGTCTCTCCTCCAATAA
- the fliH gene encoding flagellar assembly protein FliH: protein MILLSRLIKSHWAQPSEQQKKVISIKLLNQDLPAAELQEEAPFNQQLLIDEARREAESIIQQANEEARQLLEHIEQERVRFEQEKEEARESARHDGFQEGLAEGRQSGLMEFSETIGFAKEIVESSKADYQNTIESSEGTILDIGIKVAERILSSVLEEDSSRFLPVVKRALKESREYREVQLHVHPGRYSFLLEHKDELLAIYPRETNLYIYPDEELEECSCVIESPGGRINAGVDSQLEEMKRKLIELLESENN, encoded by the coding sequence ATGATATTATTGTCTAGGCTTATCAAGTCGCATTGGGCCCAGCCTTCAGAGCAGCAGAAAAAAGTCATATCCATTAAGCTGCTGAATCAGGATTTGCCAGCCGCCGAGCTGCAGGAAGAAGCGCCATTTAATCAGCAGCTTCTTATAGATGAGGCCCGCAGAGAAGCAGAGTCCATCATTCAGCAGGCGAATGAAGAAGCCCGGCAGCTCCTGGAGCATATAGAACAGGAGCGGGTCCGATTCGAGCAGGAGAAAGAAGAGGCCAGAGAGTCAGCGAGGCATGACGGATTCCAGGAAGGCCTGGCAGAAGGAAGGCAATCGGGCCTTATGGAGTTCAGTGAAACGATAGGGTTTGCAAAAGAAATTGTTGAATCATCCAAAGCTGACTACCAGAATACGATTGAGTCTTCGGAAGGGACGATCCTTGATATTGGCATCAAAGTGGCTGAAAGAATTCTCAGCAGTGTGCTTGAAGAAGACAGCAGCAGATTCCTGCCGGTTGTCAAAAGAGCCCTCAAGGAATCGCGGGAATACCGGGAGGTCCAGCTCCATGTCCATCCCGGCCGCTACAGTTTCCTGCTTGAGCATAAGGATGAGCTGCTGGCCATCTATCCAAGGGAAACTAATCTTTATATCTATCCTGACGAAGAGCTGGAAGAGTGCAGCTGCGTCATTGAGTCTCCCGGCGGAAGGATCAATGCCGGTGTTGACAGCCAGCTTGAAGAAATGAAAAGGAAGCTGATTGAACTGCTGGAGAGTGAAAATAATTGA
- the fliE gene encoding flagellar hook-basal body complex protein FliE — MMNNISFSPVSSIMQPAKITGTAAGSAAEGHKSFASMLKQSIDNVNSSQLQSDVMTEKLARGEDIGLHEVMIASQKASITMQAALEVRNKVIEAYQETMRMQV, encoded by the coding sequence ATGATGAATAATATTTCTTTTTCGCCTGTTTCAAGCATCATGCAGCCGGCAAAGATCACAGGAACGGCTGCCGGAAGCGCGGCAGAAGGACATAAAAGCTTTGCTTCCATGCTTAAGCAATCGATTGATAATGTAAACAGCTCCCAGCTGCAATCTGATGTTATGACAGAAAAGCTTGCCCGGGGCGAAGATATCGGCCTCCACGAAGTGATGATTGCGTCACAAAAAGCCAGCATTACCATGCAGGCTGCGCTTGAAGTCAGGAATAAAGTGATAGAGGCATATCAGGAAACCATGAGAATGCAGGTTTAA
- the fliI gene encoding flagellar protein export ATPase FliI: protein MKAADLISEIGQIDTYKRYGKVKKVVGLMIESQGPESSIGDVCIIHVGSGKKRKIMAEVVGFKEENVILMPYTAISEIAPGSLVEATLKPLEIKIGTSLIGEVIDALGHPLDGKALPKGLASVPTEQDPPNPMNRPPISAPVEVGVRAIDSLLTVGYGQRVGIFAGSGVGKSTLLGMVARNTKADLNVIALIGERGREVREFIENDLGEEGLKRSIVIAATSDQPALMRIKGAYTATAIAEYFRDKGLNVVLMMDSVTRVAMAQREVGLAIGEPPTTKGYTPSVFAVLPKLLERTGTNHKGSITAFYTVLVDGDDMNEPIADTVRGILDGHFVLDRALANKGQYPAINVLKSVSRVMNNIVPHEHKKSAELLRERLSTYINSEDLINIGAYKKGTSREIDQAVRLYPEIISFLKQGTEEKVTMQDSIQHLLRLMETGE, encoded by the coding sequence TTGAAGGCTGCAGATCTGATTAGTGAGATAGGGCAGATTGATACGTACAAACGCTACGGTAAAGTGAAAAAAGTAGTGGGCCTGATGATTGAGTCACAGGGTCCTGAAAGCTCCATCGGAGATGTTTGCATCATCCATGTGGGTTCAGGGAAAAAGCGGAAGATCATGGCTGAGGTTGTAGGCTTTAAAGAGGAAAATGTCATTTTGATGCCATATACAGCTATCAGTGAGATAGCCCCGGGGAGCCTGGTGGAAGCGACTTTAAAGCCTCTGGAAATCAAAATCGGAACGTCCCTTATTGGCGAGGTAATAGATGCGCTCGGGCACCCGCTTGACGGAAAAGCATTGCCCAAGGGGCTGGCTTCTGTACCGACTGAACAGGACCCCCCAAACCCGATGAACCGCCCGCCGATTTCCGCACCGGTGGAGGTCGGGGTAAGGGCGATCGACAGTCTCCTGACAGTCGGCTACGGCCAGCGGGTTGGCATATTTGCAGGCAGCGGCGTCGGAAAGAGTACGCTGCTGGGAATGGTCGCCAGAAATACAAAGGCTGACCTGAATGTGATAGCGCTCATCGGAGAGCGAGGCAGGGAAGTCAGGGAATTCATCGAGAATGATCTTGGCGAAGAGGGCCTCAAGAGGTCGATCGTCATTGCCGCCACTTCTGACCAGCCTGCACTGATGAGGATAAAGGGTGCATATACAGCCACCGCAATCGCTGAATATTTTCGTGATAAAGGCTTGAATGTTGTATTGATGATGGACTCGGTGACAAGGGTTGCCATGGCGCAAAGGGAAGTAGGCCTTGCGATAGGGGAGCCGCCGACCACGAAAGGCTATACACCGTCTGTATTCGCGGTGCTGCCAAAGCTGCTTGAACGTACAGGGACGAACCATAAGGGATCGATTACAGCTTTTTACACAGTGCTGGTGGACGGCGACGATATGAATGAGCCGATAGCTGATACTGTCAGGGGAATACTTGATGGGCACTTCGTCCTTGACCGGGCCCTGGCCAATAAAGGGCAGTACCCGGCTATCAATGTATTAAAAAGCGTCAGCAGGGTGATGAACAATATCGTACCGCATGAGCATAAAAAAAGCGCAGAATTGCTGCGCGAAAGGCTGAGCACTTATATAAACTCCGAAGATCTTATCAATATTGGAGCCTATAAAAAAGGGACATCAAGGGAGATTGACCAGGCTGTCCGCCTCTATCCGGAAATCATCTCATTTTTAAAACAGGGAACAGAAGAAAAAGTAACGATGCAGGACAGCATACAGCACCTGCTCCGTTTAATGGAAACAGGTGAATAA
- a CDS encoding MotE family protein, whose translation MNKTAEETEKKYSKFQMFFILVVIPLLFAIAVTLIILTVNGTNVFEAGRELGSKLPVISEMIDKEQSAADKEADQRIVELGAAIEDREAQIERLESQLESKDSEIEENELEKQQLQNQIDELLAIQEENKRAFKDIVKTYETMSAKNAAPILAQMNDDEALQILSNVKPDTLAGIMEKMLPEDAAKFTELLTNESSRSASE comes from the coding sequence ATGAATAAAACGGCAGAAGAGACAGAAAAAAAATACAGCAAGTTTCAAATGTTTTTTATATTGGTTGTGATTCCTCTCCTTTTTGCGATTGCAGTTACATTGATTATATTAACTGTCAATGGGACCAACGTATTTGAAGCAGGCAGGGAACTGGGCAGCAAACTCCCTGTTATCTCGGAGATGATCGATAAGGAACAGTCAGCTGCTGATAAAGAAGCTGATCAGAGGATCGTCGAGCTTGGAGCAGCTATTGAAGACAGAGAAGCACAGATTGAGCGGCTGGAGTCCCAGCTGGAATCGAAAGACAGCGAGATTGAGGAAAATGAGCTGGAAAAACAGCAGCTGCAGAATCAGATAGACGAACTCCTGGCCATACAAGAGGAAAACAAGCGTGCGTTCAAGGATATTGTAAAAACCTATGAAACGATGTCAGCCAAAAATGCTGCGCCCATCCTTGCACAGATGAATGATGATGAGGCCCTTCAGATCCTCTCGAATGTAAAGCCTGACACGCTGGCAGGCATCATGGAAAAAATGCTGCCGGAAGATGCTGCAAAGTTCACAGAGCTTTTGACAAATGAAAGCAGCCGGTCAGCTTCAGAATGA
- a CDS encoding TIGR02530 family flagellar biosynthesis protein, which yields MGKQVYLPIQSQLNPAVPRKPQAHRNTHLASFSDHLQNAINIPAKLNISRHASERLQQRDIHITADRWDQVETKVAEAKGMGIAESLVLLPEAALIVSVRNNTVITAMERKEANSQIFTNIDGTILMD from the coding sequence ATGGGCAAGCAAGTGTATCTTCCAATTCAATCGCAATTAAATCCGGCAGTTCCAAGAAAGCCGCAGGCACACAGAAATACACATCTTGCTTCTTTTTCAGATCATCTGCAGAATGCCATTAATATTCCGGCAAAGCTGAATATCAGCAGGCATGCCAGTGAAAGGCTGCAGCAGAGGGATATACATATCACTGCTGACCGCTGGGATCAGGTTGAAACAAAGGTGGCAGAAGCAAAGGGAATGGGAATCGCAGAATCACTTGTCCTACTGCCGGAAGCCGCATTAATAGTAAGCGTCCGGAATAACACGGTGATCACGGCGATGGAACGGAAGGAAGCAAACAGCCAGATTTTTACGAATATTGACGGAACGATACTGATGGATTAA